Genomic DNA from Prunus persica cultivar Lovell chromosome G1, Prunus_persica_NCBIv2, whole genome shotgun sequence:
TTCCCAAATGCCCAAAGCTCATGAAATCCCCAATTTTTTGGTTAGCAATCATCCCATAGGGGGAGGCGAGAGGGTGGGGAGGTGGGTGGGGATGGGGGATTGAGGTGCGATAGAGGAGgtggtgatttttttttttaaaattactttttatttaaatgttttcttttatggtttatcatttttaaattatttttaaaaataaatatttatatttgatcCACATGGCATTATGTCATTGGATATGCGAGGGCCACATGTGTGCCACATCATTAATTAACAGACTTTTGGACAGAATGACAAGAACTACTTGTGAGCATGTATGTTAACTTGAAGTACCACgaataacaaataaacaaaacaaacacaacataatagtttcgtaaacctcATTATATGTTTTGCAATAAAACCGCCCCCTACCTCccccaccccaaaaaaataaaagggaaacaaaactaaaaggaactcacgagcaatcCCTACACGCAATGGCGGacccagaaattttttagcggaggtgcaaaattgattaagtatgaaaaatagtttttcggaataatcattttctcaaaataatttttggcggcttttattccttacacattaaataagaaaacttgattttatgggattttagtatgaagtatatattgacttaatgagccatcatttttagcctaaatcgtattttgtactaaaaccgatttttcatattttgatttgataggaatttgattttctagtatttttatttgaatccaaatggggggtatttccttatttacattgtaaacttaagtaaatggagtaatataaaaataaggtaatctgtacaccAGTTGAGCAAAGGGGCAgtttgaagcacctacaatggTTTTTCCGGCGAGGGGAGGTGCAagtgcacctccttgcgcctaTGTAGATCCGCCAGTGCCTACACGGATGCTCCCTCTACAAACCTTTCTTCAGTTTTATGTtcacctttttatttattaaaattgcAGATCGTTTCTTCCActcaataacaaaataaaaaagagaaaaaattgagCAATTGGCTCTTGCtaaattcatttttaaagAATCACTTGTTTCATTTGATGagtcgagagagagagagattacagAGTTTTGTGGATGTACCATTTTCAATGTATGTGTGCTTTTGATGAGTGATTCTATTTGTACTACATTTATTGATCACATAGAGAGGTGGTGCACAATATGATcaataaattgtttaagaatatAAAGTTCTACATCGAAAACttgacaaataaaaatacaacatatatatgaatagtTCCACTACTAATATCGCTCATTTTAGGATAAAACCTCGCACCTACTAAGTTTTGTAGGTGGCTAAGTTGAGGTTTATACCGGTGTTGCTAGTAGTGGGTCAATGTCCCGTCTCTCTGAAATTTAACATGGTATTAGAGCCATGAATTAGCTACAATTGATATGGAATGATTTGTTCATTGCCATATTTCACTCATGTTGTCGTTGCCTTTGCCTTTGCTTGCTTCGCTTTCCGTTGATATGGTCATTGTTGTGGTCGTGCCCTTTGTCTTTTCTTGTCATTGCCTTGCCCTAGCTTcacctttatttttctttgttttgccTTGCCTTCCCTTTTCTCTTGCTcatgctttgtttttcttttgttttgccttGCCCTAGCTttgcctttatttttctttgttttgccTTGCCTTGACTTGCCTTTTCTCTTGCTCgtgctttgtttttattttgttttacctTGCCTTGCcctatttttagggtttgggtttTCCTTTGTTGTGCCTTACCTtgtttttagggtttggtttTGCCTTACCTTCAGTCGTGTTTAGTaggtttctgtgttctacAGTGTTCACACGGTTTCTATGTTCTGCCATGTTCACACGATTCATGTGTTCTACTGTGTACACAAGGTTTATGTGTTCTGTCGTGTGCCTtatgtttagggtttatgtgTTCTATTGTGTGCCCTATTGTTTAGTGTTTGCTTTTGTGTTTCCACTGCGatctttgttttggtttgcATGTTGTTTTACTCATGGTTTACGACAAGACCTTCTCTATAGTTGTTTAATTGGTCAATGTCAAGTGTGGTGCTCTATGACTTGCTTATCAAGTTGGGCATGCGAAACATCTTTGCGCCAActttgagggggagtgttggcaaGTCCTTttttagttaggattttggtttctTACTAAGTTAGGATTTTGATTACTTACCAATttatttagtcctattgtaattgagatttatttccaATTGTATAGATTTATTTCCGATTGtatttagggttaacacatctttgtacttCTTTATAAATACATCCATATTAGAAAAGAATGCACATCTGAAAAAATATGAGCATATTTGAAAATTACCATTTACTTTGATATTGGCCATGTCAAACAACTAAGCTCTAATAtcatgtcaaacaaagtataaattggaatttttagatattttagaTATGCTcggatttttcatatgtatatTCTTCACTAATATGGGGGTTTTTATAAAGaagtacaaagatgtgttaacTCTAAAtacaataggaaataaatctcaattacaatatgaccaaataaatagataagcaacaaaaatcctaactaaataAGAACTCGCAAACATAAATGTGgtaaagaaaattacattGTCTTCTGATTCATGCAAGTGATATATTCTTCGGATTGTGGACAACATGACAATTCAACTCAACTTTACTGAGTCTGACCCTCTATAAATTCTTGAGGTGTGCAAGTGCTTTGAATATTCGAAAGACATATATGGAGAAATCAACAATGTCAGTTATAGTACTGGTGTTGCACCTTTTTGTCCTTCATCTTCAGTATTCAGAGGTTCACTCGCTTTCCAACAATCATCCTCATGGTAAACTACTTCATTTGAAatacaacaaaccaaaaaaaagagaaaaaggcaTAGAAAAGGAAACCGAATTTGTCTCAGCTTCCGAGTTATCGTTTTTGTAGTTTTTTGCTAGGTTTCATTTTATAgtaatttgcatatttatattGCTTACCtaggtttgtttttatgagGGGCCTTTGATAAATTTCCCGAGTAcaagtacatatatatgttcatGCATGTATACTGTAAAGAAAGCTCTTCATCTAGCTCGTCATACGTTTTGCAGATTTTAGCTACCTGAAATTTGTTTACAACGCCAGTGATCCACAATTGGAAGGAACATATGACTACATTGTAGTTGGTGGAGGAACATCAGGGTGTTCATTGGCAGCAACTTTATCAGAAAAGTACTCGGTGCTTGTTCTGGAAAGGGGCACTCTTCCTACAGCATATCCAAACCTGTTGACCACAGACGGGTTTGTATATAATCTCCAACAAGAAGATAACGGACAGACACCAGTTCAAAGGTTTGTGTCCGAAGATGGTATCGATAATGTACGAGGAAGGGTCCTCGGAGGCACGAGCATGATCAATGCTGGCGTGTATGCCAGAGCTAACATTTCATTCTATAATCAATCAGGAATTGAATGGGACATGGATTTGGTTAATAAGACATATAAGTGGATTGAAGACACCATTGTTGTCAGGCCGAATTGGCAACAGTGGCAAGCTCTTGCAGGAGATGGATTGTTCGAGGCTGGTGTTTCTCCACGCAATGGATTCAGTTTGGATCACGAACCAGGAATAAGACTCACCGGATCAACTTTCGACAATAATGGAACAAGACATGCAGCTGATGAACTGCTTAATAATGGAGACGCAAATAACTTGCGAGTTGGAGTTCATGCCACAGTAGAGAAGATCATCTTCTCGAACCGTAATCAATTAGGTAATGTTGTtgcatttaattcagatattccACTCCAAAATTGATGTTTTATATGTAATTTTAAACACTAACAGAAAGAGCGATATAAGGTCAGTATTATCCCAAGTGTGAACTAAATTTCCCTATTTCCGTTGGATTTGTATGATATATTAATTCTAAGCTGTTCTCCGACGCAGGTAAGCCAGCGGCTGTAGGAGTCCAATACAGTGATGCTAACTTACAGTCTCATCAGGCATTTATACACAGTAAGGGAGAAGTTATATTGAGTGCAGGAACTATTGGGACCCCTCAACTTCTATTACTCAGTGGTGTTGGCCCAGAGTCTTACTTATCATCTCTGAAAATCAAAGTTTATCATGACAATCCTTATGTTGGCCAGTATGTGTACGACAATCCTCGTAATTTCGTTAACATTTTGCCGCCAAAGCCACTGAAACCCTCATATGTAACGAAACTAGGCATTACAGACGATTTCTACCAATGTTCTATCTCAATGTCGAATTATTCCACTCCACCCTTTAGTCTTTTTCCTAGTCCATCTTATCCGTTGCCACCTTCAAGTTTCGCTCACATTGTTAACAAAATTTCTGGACCTCTGTCATATGGTTATGTCACGTTACGATCATCCATTGATGTGAGAGTTGCTCCAAATGTCAAATTCAACTACTTTTCAAATCCGATAGACCTTTCTCATTGTGTTAGTGgtatgaaaaatattggtgaTTTCCTAAGGACAGACAGTTTAAAACCATATAGAGCTAATCCAGATTTACCGGGCATAGATGGTTTCAATTTCTTAGGAATACCTTTGCCCAAAAACCAATCAGATGATGCATCATTTAAAACATTTTGTCAAGATGCTGTAGCCTCATATTGGCATTACCATGGTGGATGCCTTGTTGAGAAGGTTGTTGATGACGGTTTGCGTGTTATGGGGATCGACGCATTACGTGTTGTTGATGCCACTACATTCCCTTCCATGCCAGCAAGCCACCCTCAAGGCTTCTATATGATGTTAGGCAGGTATGTGTTGCAAACCACTAGAAATTCTGAAGaattattttgttgaaatCGCTTGCTTGAAATGAATTCTATGCCATATTTCCCTTTTTCACCCCTTTCAATTTTTGTGCTTTGGGCAGGTATATGGGCATTAAAATTATGCAAGATAGATGAGCTTCAAGAGAGGCTATTTATAACATCTTGGACTTCCATATGGCAGCATtatccttttgctttatatatatatatatatatatatatatatatatatatttaatcaATAAACCCATGCGTTGTGACTCAAATGGGATAAGGGTTTGGTTGGGAAAAAGGAGGCACTTATCTACACCCCCACCCCACCAACCCACTCCTTGTGTACCTCtttatttcatattaaataaatttccCTTGTAATGCTGagttatgcaaaaaaaaaaaaatttattttaaaaaaaaaaaaaaacactcttcCTCCATACAGCTTGTCTTTGGAAAACAAGGACATCGAAAGTCTCAATTCCCGAAGAGCAACAAATTAATAtgttaaaataaaactaaagccGCACTAAAACCATTCGCTCACAACACCATATTTAActataattccaaacaaaacACATATACCCAACATAActgaaaccctaaaccaattcaTGAGCTTAAACGAACTCTACCGTCACTACCTGAAGAACTGCTATTGTGACTAGACCCACCACCACATCCGTAACAAATTTAGGAAAAACATGGTTTCCAGCTATCTACCTGAGTATAAAAgcaaccaaataaataaaaacaactacCTTGACAAAGAACAACTGGGTGATTTGTAGCAACCTCCATCAAAGACGATGTAGACCTAAATTTAGAGAAAAGGAGCACCTCCATCAAagcgggttttgagtgacgGATTTGTTTGAGAACGCCTAAAAGGGGTGATGGGGAACTTCAATCTGAGCATGGCTCAGAAGAAATCACTACAAGAGGCTTCTTATTCGAAACACCCCAAGTGACTTATTCactaaccaaaacaaaaaacaaacaaaaaaggctAGGAGAGAGGAGGGGAGGAGGGGCAATGacgcttcttcctcctccccctATGTAGAGTTTTTCTTTGAGACTCAAAGAAGGAGAGAATGGCTAGAATTTTTCTACTTTCTCTTAATCATAAATTATGCCTGAAGTTTATATatggcaattttttttttcaatgtggaTTTTTAGGATCAAAATATAGTGTTGGGTTGCCAACGGGGTTTAGGTTAGAAACAAATGGCCTTTACTTGCAAATCAAAGATTTCAAGTTTGAACATGCATGGCATCTTGGTAGTGTGTGAGAGATAAACTCCCCTCTCCGGTAGTGTTTAGACTATTGTttgtattataaaaataaataaataaaaacatagcAGTGGGTTcaagattgaaaaaaattctctTACAAACCCTCTTTATGACTTGAGGCACTATATTGTTTAGGTGCATATGCCTCTAGgtaatcaaataaaaataaattaatgcaCATATAAATGTAGGTAAATTAATGTAATACACATCAACCCACCCCGAATCGCACAacccctctttctcttttgaatCTCTTCTGCGCAAAACTAAAGCCGATCATAGTCCAATACTCACCAATTGCAACCacctttcctttctctttcgCCAATGAGAAAAGCGCCTGAAAATGCTTATCTGGATCCCCACCATCTTCAAATTACCAACTGAGCCGACACCCCTTTGATTTCAACGGTTGTTACGACCTTATTGGGTTCTCCGCCTTAGACCTCGTGTTGCACCATTGAAGCTGAGAGCGTGAAAGTAAAAGCTAGAAGAAAAAGGACagagaaaccctagccctaggagaaaagaaaacgaagAGCACAAGAGGCGCGGGGtttacctttttttataatttaaaaattttgaaaattttatttaatttagaaaattaagaagatGGCTTTGAGACTGTTCTTGGGGTTACATGTGGCCTTCAGACTGTTCTTGAGGTCACATGTGATCATTTTTAACAGTAAATTGGATGgattgggggggggggggggaattGACTATAAAGTTAGTTTAgatccttaattttttttttttttttttaaaaaaaaggagccaaaTTAAAAGTACGGTACAAGTTAGGGACATTTCACCAATTCACCCTTGTAGAAATGAAAGTTGGAAATTATGCTTGTATTTGGTGTAGGCTAAGTTTGTAAATGTattatcattttcttatcGTAAGTTGGTGCACAAGAAAATATGAATtctcattttatgaaaattgtgaaaatgaTGTCTCTATTGGCGGAAATTAAACTCGGAAATCTCATACCTcaattttcactatttttttcGCGCatcatttaataatttttgtgtttaaattgtcaaacaaagaaattatcaattttttcatttaaattctCAACTTCTAATCAAATTCTAAgttattttccttcatccaaaaACAGATGGGAAAAGGGAAAAGggaaaattgagaaattgaatagattttgattttgattttgattactATATGCAAATCGAACATTAGaatgaatatataaaaaattaaaaaaaagtattgatTATTTTCAAACTCTGAaatgagaattataaattttcattattaaaACATACTTGCACCGCATAAATTATGTGACAACTGTGTCTATAGTACACGTGTACAACTATTATACCAACACATTACAGGTAAGTGTTTTTTCCCTAAATGacatttccaaaaaaaaacaatttttttgttataaaaataacaaaagcaacaattttgtttaaacAAACGCTACCCATGTATTGTCGAAGTAAATAGAGATGATTTTCcagtggaaagaaaaaaaaaaaagaaaaaaaaagatgtatTAGAGCCAACAGCAATGAaacatgaaatgaaatatCCTCATCATAATCTCCAGACAAGAATTACTAATAAACCAACAAAACTGAATTCAAATTCCTCCAGAGTGAATGAACCTTGAGGAGATCTTCATCCTCATGAATAACCCACATGGAATTTGAAGGGACACAACTAACAATCTAATTACATAGAAAGCAAGCATGGTCATATAACTCACATAACCTACAAACAAAATTGACATGAACTGATCTTCATTTATGTATCAGTTTAGCTGTGAACATGCCTGATGGCTGGCACTGGCACTCCAAAGATGCAAGGTGGCCCTCTTAACAAACTATTGAAATTGAAGCATTTCCCTGGTGATCCCCCAAT
This window encodes:
- the LOC18788307 gene encoding (R)-mandelonitrile lyase 1 — its product is MEKSTMSVIVLVLHLFVLHLQYSEVHSLSNNHPHDFSYLKFVYNASDPQLEGTYDYIVVGGGTSGCSLAATLSEKYSVLVLERGTLPTAYPNLLTTDGFVYNLQQEDNGQTPVQRFVSEDGIDNVRGRVLGGTSMINAGVYARANISFYNQSGIEWDMDLVNKTYKWIEDTIVVRPNWQQWQALAGDGLFEAGVSPRNGFSLDHEPGIRLTGSTFDNNGTRHAADELLNNGDANNLRVGVHATVEKIIFSNRNQLGKPAAVGVQYSDANLQSHQAFIHSKGEVILSAGTIGTPQLLLLSGVGPESYLSSLKIKVYHDNPYVGQYVYDNPRNFVNILPPKPLKPSYVTKLGITDDFYQCSISMSNYSTPPFSLFPSPSYPLPPSSFAHIVNKISGPLSYGYVTLRSSIDVRVAPNVKFNYFSNPIDLSHCVSGMKNIGDFLRTDSLKPYRANPDLPGIDGFNFLGIPLPKNQSDDASFKTFCQDAVASYWHYHGGCLVEKVVDDGLRVMGIDALRVVDATTFPSMPASHPQGFYMMLGRYMGIKIMQDR